A segment of the Candidatus Thermoplasmatota archaeon genome:
TCCTTGAACGACCACGCTACGGCGGGCACCTTCCCCAACTTGACGGCTCGGGAGGTCACCTCGACCGTCGGTTCCGGCTTCGGATTGTGACGAATCGCGTTGAGGAGAAGGTTGAGGAACACCTGCGCAAGCTGCGGGTCGGCGAGCACCCAAACGCCCCGCGCGGCCCGATTCCGCAGCCGGGGCGAGCGTCCGGGAAACGCCGTCGCGGCAACGGCGAAGGCGGTGGCAAGCGCCGCGCTTGCGTCCGTGGCCTCCAGCGGCCGGTCCGTTCGCTGCGCGCTCATGGATTGCACGTTGCGAACGATGTCCTGGATCTCTCGCAGAAGCTGCCGGATGGCGGCGCTTGCCTGCGACACGGCCTTGTCCGGCGGCGCCGCGTCCTGCACGATCTTGACCTGGAGGAGGAGCGATCCGACGAGGTTGGCCACGTCGTGGGTGATGATCCGGTTGTAGCGGGCCAGCGCTTCGCGGTGCTGGTGGACCTCGGCTTCTCGTCGGCGGCGCTCGGTCACGTCACGGAAGGTCGCCACGACGATCGGGGGATCTCCTGGAATCGCGGAAAGCGAAACGTCGCAGGTTCGATCGCCCGCGGGCGTCGGGACCGAGGCTTCCTCGATGCCGACGGGACCTTGACCCCCCAGGAGCGCAAGCCAATCGACCGAACGGATCTCGCGAAAGATCTTCGAAAACACCGGCGGCCGTTTGGCTTCTTGGTCAAAGCCGAAGAACGCTTGGGCCGCTGCGTTGGCGCCGACGATTTCGCCACCCTCGCGCACGAGCAGCATCGGGTCCTTGGCGCCTTCCGTGATGGCGCGAAACAGTTTCTCCGACGCGGTCACGGAATCCTCGCGACGCGCTCGGTGCGTAACGTCGGCCGCATTGAGGACAAAACCCCGGGCCGATCCCTCCCCGCCTTCCACCGGGGCGAAGTGGAGGCGAAAACGACCGACGGAGGGAATCGCGGGAGAGCTCTCGACGACCGCATGACGGTTCTGGGTCGCCTCGCGCGCCGCCTTCCGCACGGCGGGCACGTCCAGTCCAGGCACCGCGTCCCACAGCGACTGTCCGATGGCTTGTCCCTCGGAGAGCCGGAACGCCGACGCGGCGGCCCGGTTCCACGACGTGATCTTCGCCCCGGGGTCGCATACGATCACGGGGTCTCCCGAGCTTGCAAGGATGGTCCGGAGGATGCCCGTTGCGCGCTCGATCTCGGCGGCCCGGATGCGCATCTCCTCGTTGAGGGTGTCGAGCTCCTCGTTGGCACTCTGAAGCTCTTCGTTGGTGGTCTCGAGCTCCTCGTTGGCGCTCTGGAGCTCCTCGTTGAGGGTCTGCTGCTCCTCGTTGGCGCTCTGGAGCTCCTCGTTCGTGGTCTCAAGCTCCTCCGTGCTCGCTTGGGCCGCTTGGCCGGCGCGCTCGGCCTCGTCAAGCGCGGCTCGAAGCTTCTGCGTGATCGCCCGTTCGCCTTCGTTGGCCGCGTGGCGCCCGGTGACGTCGACGCCAACGAGCAGGACGCGGCCGCCGTTCCCATCCTTCATGGGCACGAACTCGACGTCGAGATACCGGTCGGCGTGCCCCTTGCGGCGAAGGCGAAGGTCGCGCAGCGCCACCGTCTCGCCCTCGTTCAAGCACGACTTGATGCCCATCGCAAGATCGTCAGCTCCGAGTCCATGGGCGGCTTCGAACACGGTTTGGCCAAGCGCGACGCTGGCTCGGATTCCAAACAGGCGCTCGGCACACGCGTTCCACAGCTTGACGCGGCGTTCCCGATCCACCATGACAAGGACGAGGCTTGCGGTCTGCACCAGAAGGTGCTGGAAGGCTTCTTGGACGCGCAGCGCGCGGCCACCCTGTTCGATCTCGGCCGCCAACGGCTCGGCGATGCGGCGCCGCGGGGAAGCTCCAACCCGCCGCGGGCGGCGGATCTCTCCGTGCGACAAAGCCACCTTCCGGTAGATCCGGTCCCGCGGAGCGATGGCCTCGAAGGTGTCCTCATTCCCCTGAACGGTCTCGCTCTTGCCCAGGACGAGCATCCCGCCGGGGGCAAGGGCAAACGTAAGCCGGTTGAAGACTTCGCGCTTGGCCGGCTCGTCGAGGTAGATGAGGAGGTTCCGGCACACGACGAGGTCCAACCGGGCGATGGGCGGATCCTTCGTTACGTCGTGGCGTCCGAGGATCACGTGCTTGCGAAGCTCCTTGCGGACGCGGAAGCGCTCCCCCTCGGGCACGAAGTATTGCGTCCGTTGGGCCGGCGTGAGGCTCCGCAGCTGCGCGGCCTCGTAGACGCCCGCGCGGGCTACCGCAAGCGCACCGGGGTCGATGTCGGTCGCAAAGACCTTGACGCCGGCTCGGGCGCCCCCCTTCAGCGTTTCCAGGAGCAGGATGGCAAGGCTATAGGCTTCCTCTCCCGTGGCGCACCCGACGCTCCAGGCGCGGTATTCCTTCCCTTTCGAAGCCTTGCCACGGCCCTCGTGGAGCGCCGCGCGCAATCGGTTCCAGGCGGCGGGGTCCCGGAAGAACGCGCTGACCTTGATGAGGAACGCGGAATGAAGCTTTGCAAGCTCTTCGGAATCCCTGCCGAGGAGCCGCAGGTAGCTGCGGAGGTCGGGCTGTTTGGTCGCGACGAGCCGATGGGCCAACCGGCGGCGGAGCGTATTGGTCTTGTAGCCGGAAAAATCCGTGCCGAAACGCTTCCGTAGCCGCTCCAGAAGTGCGCTCCAGTCGGCGGAGCCGATCGGAGATGGGGTGCTTCGTAGCGAGCGGACGAGAAATGCGGCGATCGCGTGGGCCGGCAGCACGGCATCCACGGCCCCCGTTTGGATGGCTGCCGTCGGCATGGCTGCATGTTCGGCCGTCGATCG
Coding sequences within it:
- a CDS encoding chemotaxis protein CheB, giving the protein MAIGASAGGIAALQSVLGALPTDFPVPILVVLHLDPDHPSRMAALLQRRSKLPVHEAVHGRRLAAGTVYVAKPDHHLEVSKGRIRLTRSPRVHFSRPSIDRLFQSIGREFGEGAVAVLLSGSGRDGSEGILAVRRHGGLTVAEHRSTAEHAAMPTAAIQTGAVDAVLPAHAIAAFLVRSLRSTPSPIGSADWSALLERLRKRFGTDFSGYKTNTLRRRLAHRLVATKQPDLRSYLRLLGRDSEELAKLHSAFLIKVSAFFRDPAAWNRLRAALHEGRGKASKGKEYRAWSVGCATGEEAYSLAILLLETLKGGARAGVKVFATDIDPGALAVARAGVYEAAQLRSLTPAQRTQYFVPEGERFRVRKELRKHVILGRHDVTKDPPIARLDLVVCRNLLIYLDEPAKREVFNRLTFALAPGGMLVLGKSETVQGNEDTFEAIAPRDRIYRKVALSHGEIRRPRRVGASPRRRIAEPLAAEIEQGGRALRVQEAFQHLLVQTASLVLVMVDRERRVKLWNACAERLFGIRASVALGQTVFEAAHGLGADDLAMGIKSCLNEGETVALRDLRLRRKGHADRYLDVEFVPMKDGNGGRVLLVGVDVTGRHAANEGERAITQKLRAALDEAERAGQAAQASTEELETTNEELQSANEEQQTLNEELQSANEELETTNEELQSANEELDTLNEEMRIRAAEIERATGILRTILASSGDPVIVCDPGAKITSWNRAAASAFRLSEGQAIGQSLWDAVPGLDVPAVRKAAREATQNRHAVVESSPAIPSVGRFRLHFAPVEGGEGSARGFVLNAADVTHRARREDSVTASEKLFRAITEGAKDPMLLVREGGEIVGANAAAQAFFGFDQEAKRPPVFSKIFREIRSVDWLALLGGQGPVGIEEASVPTPAGDRTCDVSLSAIPGDPPIVVATFRDVTERRRREAEVHQHREALARYNRIITHDVANLVGSLLLQVKIVQDAAPPDKAVSQASAAIRQLLREIQDIVRNVQSMSAQRTDRPLEATDASAALATAFAVAATAFPGRSPRLRNRAARGVWVLADPQLAQVFLNLLLNAIRHNPKPEPTVEVTSRAVKLGKVPAVAWSFKDNGPGMPRRVQEQLDAPSGDVPKPGEGTGLYIVRSLVAHWGGLLEVRDRVPGRPERGTVVRVVLPTASRG